In a single window of the Cucumis melo cultivar AY chromosome 11, USDA_Cmelo_AY_1.0, whole genome shotgun sequence genome:
- the LOC103496000 gene encoding rac-like GTP-binding protein RAC2 has protein sequence MSTARFIKCVTVGDGAVGKTCMLISYTSNTFPTDYVPTVFDNFSANVMVDGSTVNLGLWDTAGQEDYNRLRPLSYRGADVFLLAFSLISKASYENISKKWIPELRHYAPTVPIVLVGTKLDLRDDKQFLTSHPGAVPITTAQGEELKKSIGAAVYIECSSKTQQNVKAVFDAAIKVVLQPPKPKRKRRKARKCVFL, from the exons ATGAGTACGGCTAGGTTCATCAAGTGCGTTACTGTTGGCGATGGGGCTGTGGGGAAGACTTGTATGCTCATCTCTTACACTAGCAACACTTTCCCAACT GACTATGTGCCCACAGTTTTTGATAATTTCAGTGCTAATGTGATGGTGGATGGCAGCACCGTCAACCTGGGGCTTTGGGACACTGCTG GACAGGAAGATTACAATAGGCTGAGGCCTTTGAGTTATAGAGGTGCAGATGTGTTTCTGTTGGCATTTTCTCTAATCAGCAAAGCTAGCTATGAAAATATCTCCAAGAAG TGGATCCCGGAGCTGCGACATTATGCCCCTACTGTGCCAATTGTTCTCGTCGGAACCAAACTTG ATTTAAGGGACGACAAGCAATTTCTGACTAGCCATCCCGGTGCTGTACCGATAACGACGGCCCAG GGTGAAGAACTGAAGAAATCAATTGGTGCTGCTGTTTACATAGAATGCAGCTCCAAAACTCAGCAG AATGTCAAGGCTGTGTTTGATGCTGCTATCAAGGTTGTTCTACAGCCACCCAAACCAAAGAGAAAGCGAAGAAAGGCCAGAAAATGTGTGTTTCTTTGA